A genome region from Microvirgula aerodenitrificans DSM 15089 includes the following:
- the fabG gene encoding 3-oxoacyl-ACP reductase FabG: protein MTDKTVLITGSSRGIGRAIALCLAQDGYDIVLHCRERREQADEVAAQIAALGRRVRVLQFDVGQREETARALLDDVGQHGCYYGVVCNAGIARDNAFPAMPPEDWDAVIHTNLDAFYNVLNPLIMPMVRTRKPGRIVTLSSVSGIMGNRGQVNYSAAKAGIIGASKALAVELASRGITVNCVAPGLIGTEMVDDDILQEALKMIPARRVGKPEEVAATVRFLLGEDAAYITRQVISVNGGLLG, encoded by the coding sequence ATGACTGACAAGACCGTATTGATAACCGGGTCGAGCCGCGGCATCGGCCGCGCCATTGCGCTGTGCCTGGCGCAGGATGGCTACGATATCGTCCTGCACTGCCGCGAGCGGCGAGAGCAGGCCGATGAGGTGGCGGCGCAGATTGCGGCGCTGGGCCGGCGCGTGCGCGTGCTGCAGTTCGACGTCGGCCAGCGCGAAGAGACTGCCCGGGCGCTGCTCGACGATGTCGGGCAGCACGGCTGCTACTACGGCGTGGTCTGCAATGCCGGCATTGCCCGCGACAACGCCTTCCCGGCCATGCCGCCGGAAGACTGGGACGCGGTGATTCACACCAACCTCGACGCGTTCTACAACGTGCTCAACCCGCTGATCATGCCGATGGTGCGGACGCGCAAGCCGGGGCGCATCGTCACGCTGTCGTCGGTGTCCGGCATCATGGGCAACCGTGGCCAGGTCAACTACAGCGCGGCCAAGGCCGGCATCATCGGCGCCAGCAAGGCGCTGGCGGTCGAGCTGGCCAGCCGCGGCATCACCGTGAACTGCGTGGCACCCGGCCTGATCGGCACCGAGATGGTCGACGACGACATCCTGCAGGAAGCGCTGAAAATGATTCCGGCGCGCCGGGTCGGCAAACCGGAGGAGGTCGCCGCCACCGTGCGCTTCCTGCTCGGCGAGGATGCCGCCTATATCACCCGCCAGGTCATTTCGGTCAACGGGGGGCTGCTCGGATGA
- a CDS encoding 4'-phosphopantetheinyl transferase family protein, whose translation MNIHLAFARLVPPDADAAPLPQRASLAARALLARLLAVTHGMEVLPEIVREAGGRPRFRDAALPAFSLSHSRDCIAVALGGTGPVGLDIELPRPRTHMADMADALYSAPERDWMASGPALERFYLLWCIREAALKAGGHGLAELSRVEVDPVAATLRYPRTPHGQVLAGLHDGCSWALHVPWPARLHWRDAQAAPIGSPPLVLRLDCLPAGSGVGQLATDQ comes from the coding sequence ATGAACATCCATCTGGCCTTTGCCCGCCTTGTGCCGCCGGACGCTGATGCGGCGCCGCTCCCGCAGCGCGCCTCGCTGGCCGCCCGCGCGCTGCTGGCACGATTGCTGGCGGTAACGCACGGCATGGAGGTGCTGCCGGAGATCGTGCGCGAGGCCGGCGGCCGCCCCCGTTTCCGCGATGCCGCGCTGCCCGCCTTCAGCCTCAGCCACAGCCGCGACTGCATTGCGGTTGCCCTGGGCGGAACCGGGCCGGTCGGCCTCGATATCGAACTGCCGCGACCACGCACGCACATGGCCGACATGGCCGATGCGCTGTATTCGGCACCGGAGCGCGACTGGATGGCGTCAGGTCCGGCACTGGAACGCTTCTACCTGCTGTGGTGCATCCGCGAGGCGGCGCTGAAGGCGGGAGGGCACGGGCTGGCGGAGCTGTCCCGGGTCGAGGTCGATCCGGTCGCCGCCACGCTGCGCTATCCGCGCACGCCGCACGGCCAGGTGCTGGCCGGCCTGCATGACGGCTGCAGCTGGGCGCTGCATGTGCCGTGGCCGGCGCGGCTGCACTGGCGGGATGCGCAGGCCGCGCCGATCGGCAGTCCGCCGCTTGTCCTCCGGCTGGACTGCCTGCCGGCCGGATCAGGCGTCGGCCAGCTTGCGACAGATCAGTAG
- a CDS encoding MMPL family transporter: MTDAASPLMRRLALLWLLLVALVAGHNLWLWTGDRLQLDTDVLAMLPQDQRDPAVQQATRRLADAATRRIVVLVGADDWADARRAGDAYAAVLASARLPLALQYRVSDRMADDWLSFFAPYRQALLSARQAERLASRSPQALADDAVAALYRPVGMPRLGPWIEDPLNLYGDWLTERAADSRVRPADGRLSLQVDGRAHAVLMLEQQGPAFSISAQQALMPWLERAAQAAQQAAPGVRVLSAGVPLHAAAAASQAEREVHTIGFGSLAGIILLTVFAFSALRPRVLVTLAIGVGLLAAISVTAALFGRLHLLTLVFGASLVGVAENYGTNYFAGRLGQPPASRWRMVREQAPVMGLALLTTLIGYLALALTPFPGLKQMAVFSAVGLLASFLTVMLWFPFLERGYMSVTPLSAAIGRARRYWPRVGRNRATLLLALLLAGLLLGGGWRLQANDDIRLLQSSPATLIEQQLAISRLLDLPSPAQFYLVRGATPDQVLAREEALKARLDALVGARWIRGYQAVSDWVPSAARQRASVALLRRTLDGDGGVIALATQRLGETPAAARTAGPVPLMTLARWLAAPVSEPLRPLWLGRLDGGYASVIMLRGVDSPDRLPRLAALADGLPGVRWVDKVAEVSSVLSRYRQIMGGVILASYLLVLAALWRRFGRKAWRALLPTALASLLTLAVLALFGQPLQLFNVLALLLILGMGVDYGIFLQEQPDPDAGAPFLSVTLGAACTLLSFGLLALSHTPALRAFGLTMLLGIGLAWLLAPMFCSGPARQKERTP, from the coding sequence TTGACTGACGCCGCCTCCCCGCTGATGCGCCGGCTGGCGCTGCTCTGGCTGCTGCTGGTCGCGCTGGTCGCCGGGCACAATCTGTGGCTGTGGACCGGCGACCGGCTGCAACTGGACACCGACGTGCTGGCGATGCTGCCGCAGGACCAGCGCGACCCGGCCGTGCAGCAGGCCACCCGTCGCCTGGCCGATGCGGCCACCCGGCGCATCGTGGTGCTGGTCGGCGCTGACGACTGGGCTGACGCCCGCCGCGCCGGCGATGCCTATGCGGCCGTGCTGGCCTCGGCGCGCCTGCCGCTGGCGCTGCAATACCGGGTCAGCGACCGGATGGCCGACGACTGGCTGTCGTTCTTTGCGCCGTACCGGCAGGCCCTGCTCAGTGCGCGCCAGGCGGAGCGGCTGGCGAGCCGGTCGCCGCAGGCGCTGGCCGACGATGCCGTCGCCGCGCTGTACCGCCCGGTCGGCATGCCGCGGCTGGGGCCGTGGATCGAGGACCCGCTGAACCTGTATGGCGACTGGCTGACCGAGCGTGCGGCCGACAGCCGGGTGCGGCCGGCCGACGGCCGGCTGTCGCTGCAGGTGGACGGTCGCGCCCATGCGGTCCTGATGCTGGAGCAGCAGGGGCCGGCGTTCTCGATCTCCGCCCAGCAAGCGCTGATGCCGTGGCTGGAACGCGCTGCGCAGGCCGCGCAGCAGGCCGCGCCCGGCGTGCGCGTGCTCAGCGCCGGCGTCCCGCTGCATGCGGCGGCGGCGGCCAGCCAGGCCGAGCGAGAAGTGCACACCATCGGTTTCGGCTCGCTGGCCGGCATCATCCTGCTGACCGTGTTCGCCTTCAGCGCGCTGCGGCCGCGGGTGCTGGTGACCCTGGCCATCGGCGTCGGCCTGCTGGCTGCCATCTCGGTCACTGCCGCACTGTTTGGCCGGCTGCATCTGCTGACACTGGTATTCGGCGCCAGCCTGGTCGGCGTGGCTGAAAACTACGGCACCAACTATTTTGCCGGCCGGCTCGGCCAGCCGCCGGCCTCACGCTGGCGCATGGTGCGCGAGCAGGCGCCGGTGATGGGGCTGGCGCTGCTGACCACGCTGATCGGCTATCTGGCGCTGGCGCTGACGCCATTTCCCGGCCTCAAGCAGATGGCGGTGTTTTCCGCCGTTGGCCTGCTGGCCTCGTTCCTGACCGTCATGCTGTGGTTCCCGTTCCTTGAACGCGGTTACATGTCGGTGACGCCGCTGTCCGCTGCCATCGGTCGTGCGCGCCGCTACTGGCCGCGCGTCGGTCGCAACCGGGCGACACTGCTGCTGGCGCTGCTGCTGGCCGGCCTGTTGCTGGGGGGCGGCTGGCGCCTGCAGGCGAATGACGACATCCGCCTGCTGCAGAGCTCGCCGGCGACGCTGATCGAACAGCAACTGGCCATTTCCCGCCTGCTCGACCTGCCGAGCCCGGCCCAGTTCTACCTGGTGCGCGGGGCCACGCCGGACCAGGTGCTGGCCCGGGAAGAAGCCTTGAAGGCCCGGCTGGACGCGCTGGTCGGCGCACGCTGGATACGCGGCTATCAGGCGGTCTCCGACTGGGTGCCGTCGGCGGCCCGCCAGCGCGCCAGTGTGGCGCTGCTGCGCCGGACGCTGGATGGCGACGGCGGGGTCATCGCGCTGGCCACGCAGCGACTGGGAGAAACCCCGGCCGCCGCCCGCACTGCCGGCCCGGTGCCCTTGATGACCCTGGCGCGCTGGCTGGCCGCGCCGGTCTCCGAACCGCTGCGGCCGCTGTGGCTGGGCCGGCTCGATGGCGGCTACGCCAGCGTGATCATGCTGCGCGGCGTGGACTCGCCCGATCGCCTGCCGCGTCTGGCGGCACTGGCCGACGGACTGCCCGGCGTGCGCTGGGTCGACAAGGTGGCGGAAGTGTCGTCGGTGCTGAGCCGGTACCGGCAGATCATGGGCGGCGTCATTCTTGCGAGTTACCTGCTGGTGCTGGCGGCACTGTGGCGTCGCTTCGGCCGCAAGGCGTGGCGGGCGCTGCTGCCGACCGCCCTGGCCAGCCTGCTGACCCTCGCCGTGCTCGCCCTGTTCGGCCAGCCGCTGCAACTGTTCAATGTCCTGGCCCTGCTGCTGATCCTCGGCATGGGCGTGGACTACGGCATTTTCCTGCAGGAGCAGCCCGACCCTGATGCCGGCGCTCCGTTCCTGTCGGTCACCCTGGGGGCGGCGTGCACCCTGCTGTCGTTCGGCCTGCTGGCGCTGTCGCACACCCCGGCGCTGCGCGCCTTCGGGCTGACCATGCTGCTCGGGATCGGCCTGGCCTGGCTGCTGGCGCCGATGTTCTGCTCGGGGCCGGCGCGGCAAAAAGAAAGGACGCCATGA
- a CDS encoding DUF3261 domain-containing protein, whose product MRRVNRWGCCGVLCLLLLTGCATRSPAPVAAVPPLQLAPATLGSSLTLVQRLTVLKVPRNGGEAASTGRSIDVLLELDPARVRLAGFVMNQRVLTLDYDGKTLRSQRHPLLPMEVDAAHVLRDVQLVYWPASALQAALPPGWTLDESERARVLRSRDGSAVVNIRYAAGAPRWIGTAELDNVAEHYRLRIESALQPEEAP is encoded by the coding sequence ATGAGGCGCGTGAACCGATGGGGCTGCTGCGGCGTGCTCTGCCTGCTGTTGCTGACCGGCTGCGCCACGCGTTCGCCGGCGCCGGTCGCGGCCGTGCCGCCGCTGCAGCTGGCACCGGCCACGCTCGGCAGTTCGCTGACCCTGGTCCAGCGCCTGACGGTGCTGAAAGTGCCGCGCAACGGTGGCGAGGCGGCATCGACCGGCAGGAGCATCGACGTGCTGCTGGAACTGGACCCGGCACGGGTCCGGCTGGCCGGTTTCGTCATGAACCAGCGCGTGCTGACGCTCGACTATGACGGCAAGACACTGCGCAGCCAGCGTCATCCGCTGCTGCCGATGGAAGTCGACGCCGCGCATGTGCTGCGCGACGTGCAACTGGTGTACTGGCCGGCAAGCGCGCTGCAGGCGGCGCTGCCGCCGGGCTGGACGCTGGACGAGTCGGAACGGGCGCGCGTGCTGCGCAGCCGGGACGGCAGCGCCGTGGTGAACATCCGCTATGCCGCCGGCGCGCCACGCTGGATCGGCACGGCCGAACTGGACAATGTGGCCGAGCACTACCGGCTGCGCATCGAATCTGCCCTGCAGCCGGAGGAAGCGCCATGA
- a CDS encoding beta-ketoacyl-ACP synthase, whose amino-acid sequence MKRVVITGIGALSPLGHDWETVHARLRAGRNAVQRMSAWADYAGLNTQVGAPVAPYVLPTELYHRKSTRSMGPVALMATRASELALRDAGLYGDPLVSSGRMGISYGSSAGSPGAIGDFGTVMSEKTTAGISATTYIKMMSHTAAVNIGVFFGITGRIVTTSSACTSGSQGIGYAFEAIQSGKQVAMLAGGAEELDATEAAVFDTLFAASADHNDTPSLTPRPFDARRDGLVLGEGACTLVLEEREHALARGARPYAEIIGYGTNSDGRHVTQPRPDTMAVAMRLALDDAGLAPADIGYVNAHGTATDHGDVAESHATQDVFGARMPISSLKSYMGHTLGACGALEAWMTIEMMRAGWFAPTLNLDAVDPACAELDYLTGNGRALETDVVMSNNFAFGGINTSLIFRRCD is encoded by the coding sequence ATGAAGCGCGTAGTGATTACCGGCATCGGTGCGCTCAGCCCGCTCGGCCATGACTGGGAAACGGTGCATGCGCGCCTGCGCGCCGGCCGCAACGCCGTGCAGCGCATGAGTGCCTGGGCCGATTATGCCGGGCTCAACACCCAGGTCGGCGCGCCGGTCGCGCCGTATGTCCTGCCGACCGAGCTGTACCACCGCAAGAGCACCCGCAGCATGGGACCGGTGGCGCTGATGGCGACCCGTGCCAGCGAACTGGCACTGCGTGATGCCGGCCTGTATGGCGATCCGCTGGTCAGTTCGGGCCGCATGGGCATTTCCTACGGCTCGTCGGCCGGCTCGCCGGGCGCGATCGGCGATTTCGGCACGGTGATGAGCGAGAAGACCACCGCCGGCATCAGCGCAACTACCTACATCAAGATGATGTCGCATACGGCAGCGGTCAATATCGGCGTGTTCTTCGGCATTACCGGCCGCATCGTGACCACCTCCAGCGCCTGCACCTCAGGCAGCCAGGGCATCGGCTATGCCTTCGAGGCGATCCAGTCCGGCAAGCAGGTCGCCATGCTCGCCGGCGGCGCCGAGGAACTCGATGCGACCGAGGCGGCGGTGTTCGACACCCTGTTTGCCGCCAGCGCGGACCACAACGACACGCCGTCCCTGACCCCGCGCCCGTTCGATGCCCGCCGCGACGGGCTGGTGCTCGGCGAGGGCGCATGCACGCTGGTGCTGGAAGAGCGCGAGCACGCGCTGGCGCGCGGCGCGCGGCCCTATGCGGAAATCATCGGCTATGGCACCAACAGCGACGGCCGCCACGTGACCCAGCCGCGCCCGGACACCATGGCGGTTGCCATGCGTCTGGCCCTTGACGACGCCGGCCTGGCGCCGGCCGACATCGGCTACGTGAACGCGCACGGCACGGCGACCGACCATGGCGACGTCGCCGAATCGCATGCCACGCAGGACGTGTTCGGTGCCCGCATGCCGATCTCGTCGCTGAAAAGCTATATGGGCCACACCCTCGGCGCCTGCGGTGCGCTGGAAGCCTGGATGACCATCGAGATGATGCGGGCCGGCTGGTTTGCGCCGACGCTGAACCTCGACGCCGTCGATCCGGCCTGTGCCGAGCTCGACTACCTGACCGGGAACGGGCGCGCGCTGGAAACCGACGTGGTCATGAGCAACAACTTTGCCTTCGGCGGCATCAACACCTCGCTGATCTTCCGCCGCTGCGACTGA
- a CDS encoding ApeP family dehydratase — MTDPSRIPVTELVVHAGRMCLLSRVLTCDGDSVLAEVDIRADDLFHGDDGVGGWVGLEYMAQAVAAWAGWQARGVGETPRIGFLLGTRRYECRCPRFLAGDTLQVTATRIFQSDNGLGQFECALQLRGDTVATATLTVYGPDEDTVAVRAD; from the coding sequence ATGACCGATCCGAGCCGGATACCGGTGACCGAACTGGTGGTCCATGCCGGTCGCATGTGCCTGTTGAGCCGGGTGCTGACGTGCGACGGCGACAGCGTGCTGGCGGAAGTCGACATTCGCGCCGACGACCTGTTTCACGGCGACGATGGCGTTGGCGGCTGGGTCGGGCTGGAATACATGGCGCAGGCAGTCGCCGCCTGGGCCGGCTGGCAGGCGCGCGGCGTCGGCGAGACACCCCGGATCGGCTTCCTGCTCGGTACGCGGCGCTATGAATGCCGCTGCCCGCGCTTCCTTGCCGGCGACACGCTGCAGGTGACGGCGACCCGGATTTTCCAGTCCGACAACGGGCTGGGCCAGTTCGAGTGCGCGCTGCAGCTGCGCGGCGACACGGTCGCGACCGCCACACTGACAGTCTACGGCCCCGACGAAGACACCGTTGCCGTCAGGGCGGACTGA
- a CDS encoding methyltransferase: METVYDHDRLNALEAVSAAQKIAFAPILFQAVWCLRETGLLAALERHDRDGASLETLVDDSGLTPYAVGVLLDMGLSGGVLFLKSARYRLTRVGHYLLNDPMTRTNMDFTQHTCYEAMRHLLDAIRSGKPSGLQVFGDWPTIYPALGELPDEARESWFEFDHFYSDQAFSEALAKIFHYRPAHIYDVGGNTGKWALRCARHDPDVRVTLLDLPQQLALAQDNIEREGLAGRIDGWPVDILKAEQLPGDADLWWMSQFLDCFSEDEIVHILKLIGRSMRPDARLAIMELFWDRQRFEAAAFSLNATSLYFTCLANGNSRFYHSKVMLKCLRLAGFHVEDEYDDLGKGHTLLICRKLADA, translated from the coding sequence GTGGAAACCGTTTATGACCATGATCGACTGAACGCGCTGGAGGCCGTATCGGCTGCGCAGAAGATCGCCTTTGCGCCGATTCTGTTCCAGGCGGTCTGGTGCCTGCGCGAGACCGGCCTGCTGGCCGCGCTGGAACGGCATGACCGCGACGGCGCGAGTCTGGAAACCCTTGTCGACGACAGCGGGCTGACACCCTATGCCGTGGGGGTGCTGCTGGACATGGGACTGAGCGGTGGCGTGCTGTTCCTGAAGTCGGCGCGTTACCGGCTGACCCGGGTCGGTCACTACCTGCTGAACGATCCGATGACCCGGACCAACATGGACTTCACCCAGCACACCTGCTACGAGGCGATGCGCCATCTGCTGGATGCCATCCGCAGTGGCAAGCCGTCCGGGCTGCAGGTGTTCGGCGACTGGCCGACCATCTACCCGGCACTCGGCGAACTGCCCGACGAGGCGCGCGAAAGCTGGTTCGAATTCGACCACTTCTATTCCGATCAGGCGTTCAGCGAGGCGCTGGCGAAAATCTTCCACTACCGGCCTGCGCATATCTATGACGTCGGCGGCAATACCGGCAAGTGGGCGTTGCGCTGTGCGCGCCACGATCCGGACGTGCGTGTCACGCTGCTGGATCTGCCGCAGCAACTGGCCCTGGCGCAGGACAACATCGAACGCGAGGGGCTGGCCGGCCGCATCGACGGCTGGCCGGTCGACATTCTCAAGGCGGAACAGCTGCCCGGCGACGCCGACCTGTGGTGGATGAGCCAGTTCCTCGACTGCTTCAGCGAGGACGAGATCGTCCACATCCTCAAGCTGATCGGCCGCAGTATGCGCCCGGACGCCCGGCTGGCGATCATGGAGCTGTTCTGGGACCGTCAGCGCTTCGAGGCGGCAGCCTTCAGTCTCAATGCGACATCGCTGTACTTTACCTGCCTCGCCAATGGCAACAGCCGTTTCTATCACTCGAAAGTGATGCTGAAGTGCCTGCGGCTGGCGGGCTTTCATGTCGAGGACGAATACGACGACCTCGGCAAGGGTCACACGCTACTGATCTGTCGCAAGCTGGCCGACGCCTGA
- a CDS encoding beta-ketoacyl-ACP synthase — MSAAVYLNELGVVCAAGNGKAALRDAMLGRTPLPGSLDECDSPGQPRLLGRVTVADADLSLLPPARRSRNNALMLAALAQIRPAVDAALARHAPERIGVVLGSSTSGIAESERAARAFHAGGALPADYDFAMQELGSPALALSGLLGLAGPALVVSTACSSGAKAIASAARLLRAGLCDVVITGGVDTLCGFTLAGFTALESVSPGRCNPMSANRCGIHLGEGAALFLMSREPGGVRLAGWGESSDAHHISAPDPSAAGALAAMREALARAGIEPGQVDYINLHGTATVQNDAMESLAVRTLFGAGTLASSTKPLTGHTLGAAGAIEAAIGWLLLHDNPQGELPPQCWDGVADPALPVLNLVPAGGRLGRQPDWILSNSFAFGGSNAVLLLGRA; from the coding sequence ATGAGCGCCGCGGTCTACCTGAACGAACTGGGCGTGGTCTGCGCCGCCGGAAACGGCAAGGCGGCGCTGCGCGACGCCATGCTGGGCCGGACGCCGCTGCCCGGCAGCCTGGACGAATGCGATTCGCCGGGGCAGCCACGGTTGCTGGGACGGGTGACGGTGGCTGACGCCGACCTGTCCTTGCTGCCGCCCGCCCGGCGCAGCCGCAACAACGCACTGATGCTGGCCGCGCTGGCGCAGATCCGCCCGGCGGTCGATGCCGCGCTGGCGCGTCATGCACCGGAGCGGATCGGCGTCGTGCTTGGCAGCAGCACCTCGGGCATTGCCGAAAGCGAACGGGCGGCGCGGGCGTTTCATGCCGGCGGCGCCCTGCCGGCCGATTATGATTTCGCCATGCAGGAACTGGGCTCGCCCGCGCTGGCGCTGAGCGGACTGCTCGGGCTGGCCGGACCGGCGCTGGTGGTGTCCACTGCCTGCTCGTCCGGTGCAAAAGCCATCGCCAGTGCGGCCAGGCTGCTGCGCGCCGGGCTGTGCGACGTGGTCATTACCGGTGGCGTCGACACCCTGTGCGGCTTCACCCTGGCCGGGTTTACTGCGCTGGAATCGGTCAGCCCCGGACGCTGCAACCCGATGAGCGCCAACCGCTGCGGCATTCACCTCGGCGAGGGCGCGGCGCTGTTCCTGATGAGCCGCGAGCCGGGCGGGGTGCGGCTGGCCGGCTGGGGCGAATCGTCCGACGCGCACCACATCTCCGCCCCCGATCCGTCCGCCGCCGGGGCGCTGGCCGCCATGCGCGAGGCGCTGGCGCGGGCCGGCATCGAACCCGGCCAGGTCGACTACATCAATCTGCACGGCACCGCGACGGTGCAGAACGATGCGATGGAAAGCCTGGCGGTCCGCACCCTGTTCGGCGCCGGCACCCTGGCCAGTTCGACCAAGCCGCTGACCGGGCATACGCTCGGCGCGGCCGGGGCGATCGAAGCGGCCATCGGCTGGCTGCTGCTGCACGACAACCCGCAGGGCGAACTGCCGCCGCAGTGCTGGGATGGCGTGGCCGACCCGGCGCTGCCGGTGCTGAACCTGGTGCCGGCCGGTGGCCGGCTCGGTCGCCAGCCGGACTGGATACTGAGTAACTCATTTGCGTTTGGCGGCAGCAATGCCGTGCTGCTGCTGGGGAGAGCCTGA
- a CDS encoding outer membrane lipoprotein carrier protein LolA codes for MRRLWLGLALWLAVGAAQAADLVAGVRERLAQPALLRGDFTQSKSVAGFRKPLASNGDFLVSRERGVLWHTRKPFAGELRMTRNEIVATQDGRVAFQLDAGREPSVRVINNLMFSLLGGDVLALKEYFTIDGKLSGKSWSLTLTPRHAALAKSMRRVDLSGDRYVRQITIDESNGDSTHIQFSALRSTPPALTAEEAARFD; via the coding sequence ATGAGACGGCTGTGGCTGGGCCTGGCCCTGTGGCTGGCGGTCGGTGCGGCCCAGGCCGCCGATCTGGTGGCCGGCGTACGCGAACGACTCGCGCAACCGGCGCTGCTGCGCGGGGATTTCACCCAGAGCAAGTCGGTGGCCGGCTTCCGGAAGCCGCTGGCGTCGAACGGGGATTTCCTGGTCTCGCGCGAGCGCGGGGTGCTGTGGCACACCCGCAAACCCTTCGCCGGCGAGCTGCGCATGACGCGCAATGAAATCGTGGCGACCCAGGATGGCCGCGTTGCCTTCCAGCTCGACGCCGGCCGCGAACCGTCGGTGCGGGTCATCAACAACCTGATGTTCTCGCTGCTCGGCGGCGATGTGCTGGCGCTGAAGGAATACTTCACCATCGACGGCAAGCTGTCCGGCAAGTCGTGGTCGCTGACATTGACGCCGCGCCATGCGGCACTGGCGAAGAGCATGCGCCGGGTAGACCTGTCCGGTGACCGCTACGTGCGCCAGATCACCATCGACGAAAGCAATGGCGACAGCACGCATATCCAGTTCTCCGCGCTGCGCAGCACGCCGCCCGCGCTGACTGCCGAAGAGGCCGCCCGGTTTGACTGA
- a CDS encoding acyl-CoA thioesterase, whose product MTTELSHEIELTPAFHDLDPMEVVWHGNYVRYLEIARCALLARFDYDYPQMRASGYAWPVVDMRLKYVRPLVYGQRVRLRARIVEWENRLKIDYRMTDADSGEKLNEAWTIQVAVGLDSGEMCYVCPPVLWEKLGVEVA is encoded by the coding sequence ATGACGACTGAGCTGAGTCACGAGATCGAACTGACGCCGGCCTTCCATGACCTCGACCCGATGGAAGTGGTCTGGCATGGCAACTACGTCCGCTACCTCGAAATCGCCCGCTGCGCGCTGCTGGCGCGCTTCGACTACGACTACCCGCAGATGCGGGCGTCCGGCTATGCATGGCCGGTGGTGGACATGCGGCTCAAGTACGTCCGGCCGCTGGTATACGGCCAGCGCGTGCGGCTGCGTGCCCGCATTGTCGAATGGGAAAACCGGCTGAAGATCGACTACCGGATGACCGATGCCGACAGCGGCGAAAAGCTGAACGAGGCCTGGACCATCCAGGTGGCGGTCGGTCTCGACAGCGGGGAGATGTGCTACGTCTGCCCGCCGGTATTGTGGGAAAAACTCGGCGTGGAGGTGGCATGA